One window of the Hippocampus zosterae strain Florida chromosome 8, ASM2543408v3, whole genome shotgun sequence genome contains the following:
- the abl2 gene encoding tyrosine-protein kinase ABL2 isoform X3, giving the protein MVLRCLQANSFEEEWVALSGQKLSTGLRQSPEPGQPEALHRPFGLDSAALTEAVRWSSKENLLGAAESDPNLFVALYDFVASGDNTLSITKGEKLRVLGYNQNGEWSEVRSKNGQGWVPSNYITPVNSLEKHSWYHGPVSRSAAEYLLSSLINGSFLVRESESSPGQLSISLRYEGRVYHYRINTSSDGKVYVTSESRFATLAELVHHHSTVADGLVTTLHYPAPKCNKPTVYGVSPIHDKWEMERTDITMKHKLGGGQYGEVYVGMWKKYNLTVAVKTLKEDTMEVEEFLKEAAVMKEVKHPNLVQLLGVCTLEPPFYIVTEYMPHGNLLDYLRDCDKEEVNAVVLLYMATQISSAMEYLEKKNFIHRDLAARNCLVGENHVVKVADFGLSRLMTGDTYTAHAGAKFPIKWTAPESLAYNTFSIKSDVWAFGVLLWEIATYGMSPYPGIDLSQVYDLLEKGYRMEQPEGCPPKVYELMRACWQWSPFDRPSFAEIHQAFETMFHDSSISEEVAEELCKTASSGHGGPLHSFDTPLLPSKSRTIHKHTENKENIEGGLDGRQDQGTHVPSGWTSLLGSDGRTSSSPALPRKQQPRDKSPGSLLEDALDTGAFTRDRKAGFFSSFIKKKSSSSSSSSSSPSSLHQQNLPTPPKRSSSFREMETQPHKKYEPTADFSPPPPLPQSDSLGGFSASPSHSQGEPAQTQSRCCGATFGQKPSGAGLASQITSGSSWGGLAGFFTPRLIKKTLGLRTGKAVCSGDGGNMVGGPKPLPRSNSTSSMSTGLPDLERIALTLPRNRSAKTPLERTASTTSQPENGASRPHETLLRRMDEGTAQIRERPKAKLLPRNTATGGKAPVIAGEVGESDTVSRVREGREDGGAGLERQQSWSSPSKTSSSAASSCAAGAQTHNHKVPVLISPTLKNSPGDVHLVGLDSQGNRFKLLSEHQADRDRPRLVKPKCAPPPPPTLRGMQHSYSGEGEEQVGASAVEVNGDTLKGHRSGRLSGGVTTIRPSVPPPQVPPASSATSTKMANGAPSTASSSSHSTAGSKVALRRTRQPSERVPPERVSREALLECAECLSSVLHTSSESPSSSQVLDAGHQLLDYCSGYVDCIPQMRNKFAFREAVGKLELSLQELRASSTGGGGLSCVGSNSVLDTLHSCIKEISDVVQR; this is encoded by the exons GCGAGAAACTGCGTGTGCTTGGCTATAACCAAAATGGAGAGTGGAGCGAGGTTCGCTCCAAGAATGGCCAGGGATGGGTCCCTTCCAACTACATCACACCTGTAAACAGCCTGGAGAAGCACAGCTGGTACCATGGGCCTGTGTCGCGAAGTGCCGCCGAGTACCTGCTTTCATCCCTCATCAATGGCAGCTTCCTTGTCCGAGAAAGCGAGAGCAGTCCGGGACAGCTGTCTATTTCCCTTCGCTACGAGGGGAGAGTCTACCACTACCGGATCAACACTTCCTCAGATGGAAAG GTGTATGTGACATCCGAGAGCCGCTTCGCCACCCTGGCCGAGCTGGTCCATCACCACTCCACTGTAGCCGACGGCCTGGTCACTACACTACACTACCCAGCACCCAAGTGCAACAAGCCCACCGTGTACGGCGTGTCACCCATCCACGACAAGTGGGAGATGGAGCGCACCGACATTACCATGAAGCACAAGCTCGGGGGTGGCCAATACGGCGAGGTGTACGTGGGCATGTGGAAGAAGTACAACCTCACAGTCGctgtcaaaacactcaag GAGGACACTATGGAAGTAGAGGAATTTTTAAAAGAGGCTGCTGTCATGAAGGAGGTCAAACATCCAAACCTGGTTCAGCTTCTTG GCGTGTGTACGTTGGAGCCTCCGTTTTATATTGTGACGGAGTACATGCCTCACGGCAACCTTCTGGACTACTTGAGAGATTGCGACAAGGAGGAAGTGAATGCTGTGGTTCTGCTCTACATGGCTACGCAGATCTCCTCAGCAATGGAGTACTTAGAGAAAAAGAACTTCATCCACAG AGACCTCGCGGCAAGGAACTGCCTGGTGGGTGAAAATCATGTGGTGAAAGTGGCAGACTTCGGTCTGAGCAGGTTGATGACTGGTGACACCTACACTGCACACGCCGGGGCCAAGTTCCCCATCAAGTGGACTGCGCCAGAGAGTCTTGCATACAACACCTTCTCCATCAAGTCTGATGTATGGG CGTTTGGGGTCCTCCTGTGGGAAATTGCCACCTATGGCATGTCTCCGTACCCAGGCATTGATCTGTCTCAGGTTTATGATCTTCTAGAGAAGGGGTACCGCATGGAACAGCCAGAGGGATGCCCGCCAAAGGTCTATGAACTCATGAGGGCAT GCTGGCAGTGGAGTCCATTTGACCGGCCATCGTTCGCAGAAATCCACCAAGCCTTTGAGACAATGTTCCATGACTCCAGCATCTCAGAAG AGGTCGCGGAGGAGCTGTGTAAGACGGCATCCTCCGGTCATGGCGGTCCTCTGCATTCTTTCGACACGCCTCTGTTGCCCTCCAAATCCCGCACAATCCACAAGCACACAGAAAACAAGGAAAACATCGAGGGAGGGCTCGACGGGAGGCAAGACCAGGGCACGCATGTTCCCTCAG GCTGGACGTCTTTATTAGGAAGCGATGGACGTACAAGCAGTTCCCCAGCACTCCCCAGAAAACAGCAGCCCCGTGATAAATCTCCTGGGAGTCTTTTAGAGGACGCACTGGACACGGGTGCGTTCACGCGTGATCGCAAGGCTGGCTTCTTCAGCTCCTTCATCAAGAAgaagtcgtcgtcatcatcttcctcctcctcctctccgtcCTCCCTGCATCAACAAAACCTCCCGACACCTCCCAAAAGGAGCAGCTCCTTTCGAGAGATGGAAACACAGCCGCACAAGAAATATGAGCCCACTGCTGATTTCAGCCCCCCGCCTCCGCTCCCGCAGTCGGACAGTTTAGGGGGCTTTTCTGCTTCCCCTTCTCATTCCCAAGGCGAACCCGCCCAGACTCAGTCGCGCTGCTGTGGGGCTACATTTGGACAGAAACCCTCCGGCGCAGGACTTGCTTCACAGATAACAAGCGGCAGCAGCTGGGGAGGACTCGCCGGCTTTTTTACCCCCAGGCTTATCAAAAAGACCCTCGGGCTGCGGACAGGAAAGGCAGTCTGCTCAGGGGATGGTGGAAACATGGTTGGGGGGCCTAAACCCTTACCTAGGTCCAATTCTACCTCCTCAATGTCAACTGGGTTGCCGGACCTGGAGCGTATAGCTTTGACTTTACCCAGGAACCGCAGTGCTAAAACCCCTCTGGAGAGGACTGCTTCAACCACCTCCCAGCCAGAAAATGGGGCTTCACGTCCCCATGAAACGCTCCTCAGGAGGATGGATGAGGGCACTGCGCAGATCAGGGAAAGGCCCAAAGCCAAGCTGCTACCCCGGAACACTGCCACAGGAGGGAAGGCGCCCGTGATCGCGGGGGAAGTAGGTGAATCGGACACCGTGTCCCGGGTGAGGGAGGGGAGAGAAGACGGCGGGGCAGGATTGGAAAGGCAGCAAAGCTGGTCATCCCCCTCCAAGACTTCTAGTTCAGCGGCATCATCGTGCGCAGCAGGTGCACAGACGCACAACCACAAAGTTCCGGTTCTCATTTCCCCCACGTTGAAGAACAGCCCCGGCGACGTGCACCTCGTCGGGCTGGACTCTCAGGGGAACCGCTTCAAACTGCTGTCCGAGCACCAGGCCGATCGGGACAGGCCGCGGCTCGTCAAACCCAAGTGCGCACCGCCTCCTCCGCCGACCTTACGTGGCATGCAACATTCCTACAGCGGCGAGGGAGAGGAACAGGTAGGAGCCTCAGCGGTCGAAGTCAACGGAGACACATTAAAAGGCCACAGGTCGGGGCGGTTGTCAGGAGGAGTGACTACAATCAGACCGTCAGTGCCACCACCACAAGTGCCTCCTGCATCCTCCGCAACGTCCACTAAAATGGCCAACGGGGCACCCAGcacagcctcctcctcctcacactCCACAGCTGGCTCCAAAGTGGCACTACGGCGAACCAGACAGCCGTCGGAGAGGGTCCCGCCCGAGCGGGTCAGCCGCGAGGCCCTGCTGGAATGCGCCGAGTGCCTGAGCAGTGTCCTCCACACCAGCTCTGAAAGCCCGTCCAGCAGCCAAGTGCTGGATGCTGGCCACCAGCTGCTGGACTACTGCTCAGGTTATGTGGATTGCATCCCTCAGATGAGGAACAAGTTTGCCTTCCGTGAGGCAGTGGGGAAACTGGAGCTCAGCCTGCAGGAGTTGAGGGCCTCGTCCACAGGTGGTGGAGGGCTGAGCTGCGTGGGCTCGAACAGCGTACTAGACACCCTGCACAGTTGCATTAAAGAGATTAGTGACGTAGTCCAGAGGTAG
- the abl2 gene encoding tyrosine-protein kinase ABL2 isoform X4 — MVLRCLQANSFEEEWVALSGQKLSTGLRQSPEPGQPALHRPFGLDSAALTEAVRWSSKENLLGAAESDPNLFVALYDFVASGDNTLSITKGEKLRVLGYNQNGEWSEVRSKNGQGWVPSNYITPVNSLEKHSWYHGPVSRSAAEYLLSSLINGSFLVRESESSPGQLSISLRYEGRVYHYRINTSSDGKVYVTSESRFATLAELVHHHSTVADGLVTTLHYPAPKCNKPTVYGVSPIHDKWEMERTDITMKHKLGGGQYGEVYVGMWKKYNLTVAVKTLKEDTMEVEEFLKEAAVMKEVKHPNLVQLLGVCTLEPPFYIVTEYMPHGNLLDYLRDCDKEEVNAVVLLYMATQISSAMEYLEKKNFIHRDLAARNCLVGENHVVKVADFGLSRLMTGDTYTAHAGAKFPIKWTAPESLAYNTFSIKSDVWAFGVLLWEIATYGMSPYPGIDLSQVYDLLEKGYRMEQPEGCPPKVYELMRACWQWSPFDRPSFAEIHQAFETMFHDSSISEEVAEELCKTASSGHGGPLHSFDTPLLPSKSRTIHKHTENKENIEGGLDGRQDQGTHVPSGWTSLLGSDGRTSSSPALPRKQQPRDKSPGSLLEDALDTGAFTRDRKAGFFSSFIKKKSSSSSSSSSSPSSLHQQNLPTPPKRSSSFREMETQPHKKYEPTADFSPPPPLPQSDSLGGFSASPSHSQGEPAQTQSRCCGATFGQKPSGAGLASQITSGSSWGGLAGFFTPRLIKKTLGLRTGKAVCSGDGGNMVGGPKPLPRSNSTSSMSTGLPDLERIALTLPRNRSAKTPLERTASTTSQPENGASRPHETLLRRMDEGTAQIRERPKAKLLPRNTATGGKAPVIAGEVGESDTVSRVREGREDGGAGLERQQSWSSPSKTSSSAASSCAAGAQTHNHKVPVLISPTLKNSPGDVHLVGLDSQGNRFKLLSEHQADRDRPRLVKPKCAPPPPPTLRGMQHSYSGEGEEQVGASAVEVNGDTLKGHRSGRLSGGVTTIRPSVPPPQVPPASSATSTKMANGAPSTASSSSHSTAGSKVALRRTRQPSERVPPERVSREALLECAECLSSVLHTSSESPSSSQVLDAGHQLLDYCSGYVDCIPQMRNKFAFREAVGKLELSLQELRASSTGGGGLSCVGSNSVLDTLHSCIKEISDVVQR, encoded by the exons GCGAGAAACTGCGTGTGCTTGGCTATAACCAAAATGGAGAGTGGAGCGAGGTTCGCTCCAAGAATGGCCAGGGATGGGTCCCTTCCAACTACATCACACCTGTAAACAGCCTGGAGAAGCACAGCTGGTACCATGGGCCTGTGTCGCGAAGTGCCGCCGAGTACCTGCTTTCATCCCTCATCAATGGCAGCTTCCTTGTCCGAGAAAGCGAGAGCAGTCCGGGACAGCTGTCTATTTCCCTTCGCTACGAGGGGAGAGTCTACCACTACCGGATCAACACTTCCTCAGATGGAAAG GTGTATGTGACATCCGAGAGCCGCTTCGCCACCCTGGCCGAGCTGGTCCATCACCACTCCACTGTAGCCGACGGCCTGGTCACTACACTACACTACCCAGCACCCAAGTGCAACAAGCCCACCGTGTACGGCGTGTCACCCATCCACGACAAGTGGGAGATGGAGCGCACCGACATTACCATGAAGCACAAGCTCGGGGGTGGCCAATACGGCGAGGTGTACGTGGGCATGTGGAAGAAGTACAACCTCACAGTCGctgtcaaaacactcaag GAGGACACTATGGAAGTAGAGGAATTTTTAAAAGAGGCTGCTGTCATGAAGGAGGTCAAACATCCAAACCTGGTTCAGCTTCTTG GCGTGTGTACGTTGGAGCCTCCGTTTTATATTGTGACGGAGTACATGCCTCACGGCAACCTTCTGGACTACTTGAGAGATTGCGACAAGGAGGAAGTGAATGCTGTGGTTCTGCTCTACATGGCTACGCAGATCTCCTCAGCAATGGAGTACTTAGAGAAAAAGAACTTCATCCACAG AGACCTCGCGGCAAGGAACTGCCTGGTGGGTGAAAATCATGTGGTGAAAGTGGCAGACTTCGGTCTGAGCAGGTTGATGACTGGTGACACCTACACTGCACACGCCGGGGCCAAGTTCCCCATCAAGTGGACTGCGCCAGAGAGTCTTGCATACAACACCTTCTCCATCAAGTCTGATGTATGGG CGTTTGGGGTCCTCCTGTGGGAAATTGCCACCTATGGCATGTCTCCGTACCCAGGCATTGATCTGTCTCAGGTTTATGATCTTCTAGAGAAGGGGTACCGCATGGAACAGCCAGAGGGATGCCCGCCAAAGGTCTATGAACTCATGAGGGCAT GCTGGCAGTGGAGTCCATTTGACCGGCCATCGTTCGCAGAAATCCACCAAGCCTTTGAGACAATGTTCCATGACTCCAGCATCTCAGAAG AGGTCGCGGAGGAGCTGTGTAAGACGGCATCCTCCGGTCATGGCGGTCCTCTGCATTCTTTCGACACGCCTCTGTTGCCCTCCAAATCCCGCACAATCCACAAGCACACAGAAAACAAGGAAAACATCGAGGGAGGGCTCGACGGGAGGCAAGACCAGGGCACGCATGTTCCCTCAG GCTGGACGTCTTTATTAGGAAGCGATGGACGTACAAGCAGTTCCCCAGCACTCCCCAGAAAACAGCAGCCCCGTGATAAATCTCCTGGGAGTCTTTTAGAGGACGCACTGGACACGGGTGCGTTCACGCGTGATCGCAAGGCTGGCTTCTTCAGCTCCTTCATCAAGAAgaagtcgtcgtcatcatcttcctcctcctcctctccgtcCTCCCTGCATCAACAAAACCTCCCGACACCTCCCAAAAGGAGCAGCTCCTTTCGAGAGATGGAAACACAGCCGCACAAGAAATATGAGCCCACTGCTGATTTCAGCCCCCCGCCTCCGCTCCCGCAGTCGGACAGTTTAGGGGGCTTTTCTGCTTCCCCTTCTCATTCCCAAGGCGAACCCGCCCAGACTCAGTCGCGCTGCTGTGGGGCTACATTTGGACAGAAACCCTCCGGCGCAGGACTTGCTTCACAGATAACAAGCGGCAGCAGCTGGGGAGGACTCGCCGGCTTTTTTACCCCCAGGCTTATCAAAAAGACCCTCGGGCTGCGGACAGGAAAGGCAGTCTGCTCAGGGGATGGTGGAAACATGGTTGGGGGGCCTAAACCCTTACCTAGGTCCAATTCTACCTCCTCAATGTCAACTGGGTTGCCGGACCTGGAGCGTATAGCTTTGACTTTACCCAGGAACCGCAGTGCTAAAACCCCTCTGGAGAGGACTGCTTCAACCACCTCCCAGCCAGAAAATGGGGCTTCACGTCCCCATGAAACGCTCCTCAGGAGGATGGATGAGGGCACTGCGCAGATCAGGGAAAGGCCCAAAGCCAAGCTGCTACCCCGGAACACTGCCACAGGAGGGAAGGCGCCCGTGATCGCGGGGGAAGTAGGTGAATCGGACACCGTGTCCCGGGTGAGGGAGGGGAGAGAAGACGGCGGGGCAGGATTGGAAAGGCAGCAAAGCTGGTCATCCCCCTCCAAGACTTCTAGTTCAGCGGCATCATCGTGCGCAGCAGGTGCACAGACGCACAACCACAAAGTTCCGGTTCTCATTTCCCCCACGTTGAAGAACAGCCCCGGCGACGTGCACCTCGTCGGGCTGGACTCTCAGGGGAACCGCTTCAAACTGCTGTCCGAGCACCAGGCCGATCGGGACAGGCCGCGGCTCGTCAAACCCAAGTGCGCACCGCCTCCTCCGCCGACCTTACGTGGCATGCAACATTCCTACAGCGGCGAGGGAGAGGAACAGGTAGGAGCCTCAGCGGTCGAAGTCAACGGAGACACATTAAAAGGCCACAGGTCGGGGCGGTTGTCAGGAGGAGTGACTACAATCAGACCGTCAGTGCCACCACCACAAGTGCCTCCTGCATCCTCCGCAACGTCCACTAAAATGGCCAACGGGGCACCCAGcacagcctcctcctcctcacactCCACAGCTGGCTCCAAAGTGGCACTACGGCGAACCAGACAGCCGTCGGAGAGGGTCCCGCCCGAGCGGGTCAGCCGCGAGGCCCTGCTGGAATGCGCCGAGTGCCTGAGCAGTGTCCTCCACACCAGCTCTGAAAGCCCGTCCAGCAGCCAAGTGCTGGATGCTGGCCACCAGCTGCTGGACTACTGCTCAGGTTATGTGGATTGCATCCCTCAGATGAGGAACAAGTTTGCCTTCCGTGAGGCAGTGGGGAAACTGGAGCTCAGCCTGCAGGAGTTGAGGGCCTCGTCCACAGGTGGTGGAGGGCTGAGCTGCGTGGGCTCGAACAGCGTACTAGACACCCTGCACAGTTGCATTAAAGAGATTAGTGACGTAGTCCAGAGGTAG